A section of the Oncorhynchus nerka isolate Pitt River linkage group LG3, Oner_Uvic_2.0, whole genome shotgun sequence genome encodes:
- the LOC135563524 gene encoding uncharacterized protein LOC135563524 codes for VSLCLCVNICLCVSVSLCLYVFLCLCVSVSICVSVSICVSVSLCLCVCLCVSVSLCLYVSLCLCVSVSICFSVSLCLYVSLCLCVSVSIFVSVSLCLCVYICLCVFVSVSLCLCVYICLCVSVSLCLYVSLCLCVSVSICVSVSLCPTVSLCLCVSVSLCLYVSLCLCVSVSICLSVSLCLCVYMFLCVSVSLCLYVSLCLCVSV; via the exons gtgtctctgtgtctctgtgtcaatatatgtctctgtgtctctgtgtctctgtgtctatatgtgtttctgtgtctctgtgtctctgtgtctatatgtgtctctgtgtctatatgtgtatctgtgtctctttgtctctgtg tgtgtctctgtgtctctgtgtctctgtgtctatatgtttctctgtgtctctgtgtctctgtgtctatatgtttctctgtgtctctgtgtctatatgtttctctttgtctctgtgtctctgtgtctatatttgtctctgtgtctctgtgtctctgtgtctatatttgtctctgtg tatttgtctctgtgtctctgtgtctctgtgtctatatttgtctctgtgtctctgtgtctctgtgtctatatgtttctctttgtctctgtgtctctgtgtctatatgtgtctctgtgtctctgtgtcccactgtttctctgtgtctctgtgtctctgtgtctctgtgtctatatgtttctctttgtctctgtgtctctgtgtctatatgtttatctgtgtctctgtgtctctgtgtctatatgtttctatgtgtctctgtgtctctgtgtctatatgtttctctgtgtctctgtgtctctgtg